CACTTCGAGGTTTTCCGCAGGCGCGGTCATGTTGCCGTGGGTGTGGCGGTTGGCTTCGCGGATGATGCTCAGGGCCAGCGCCGGGCTGTCCTGCATCAGGTCGGCAATGTCGCGCAGCGAGCTGCGGTCATCACGAATCGACCGGCAGACCCGGTCATGGGCGTCTTGCGGCACCGGCAGGCGAACGCTGTCGAGCAGCTTCACCCAGCCATCGAGTGTGGTCGGTTTTACGTGTGGGACGTTCGTTTCATTAGCCATGTCTGAACGGGATCTTCATCTGCTGTAGACGCGCCCGGCACGGGCTAAATTGGCTTTTCGCCTGAACTGGCTATAGTCTGGCGCAGTTTTGCCGATAAGTAGAAGAAGAGATTTTTTAACTTCCGAATATGACCTTGAACCCGACTTAAACAAGTACCTTTCTACCTATGGCTAAAATTATCGGCATCATCGTCGTATTCGCGAGCGTGCTCGGCGGATACGTGCTCTCCCACGGCAAGATTGCCGCCCTGATCCAGCCCTTCGAGGTGATGATCATCGGTGGTGCTGCACTCGGTGCATTCCTGCAGGCCAACCCTGGCTACATGACGATGCACGTGCTCAAGAAATCCCTGAGCATGTTCAGTTCGCGTTTCAGCCACACGTTCTATCTGGAAGTGCTGGGCCTGATCTACGAGATCCTCAACAAGAGCCGCCGCGAAGGCATGATGGCCATCGAAGGCGACATCGAAGACGCCGCCGCGAGCCCGATCTTCGCCAAGTACCCGGCGGTACTGAAAGACGAACGCATGACCGCGTTCATCTGCGATTACCTGCGCATCATGTCCTCCGGCAACATGGCGCCGCACGAGCTGGAAGGCTTGTTCGACATGGAGCTTTACAGCCTCAAGGAAGAACTGGAGCACCCATCGCACGCCGTCAACGGCATTGCCGACGGCATGCCGGGTTTCGGTATCGTCGCGGCGGTACTGGGTATCGTGGTGACCATGGCGTCCTTGGGTGATGGCGATCAGAAGTCCATCGGTCTGCACGTAGGTGCGGCACTCGTGGGTACCTTCTTCGGTATTCTCGCGGCGTACGGTTTCTTCGGCCCGCTGGCGCACTCCCTGGCCCACGATGCCAAGGAAGAGCTGAACGTCTACGAAGCCATCAAGGCCTCGCTGGTGGCTTCGGCTTCCGGCATGCCGCCGTCGCTGGCTGTCGAGTTCGGTCGCAAGGTTCTGTACCCGGCTCACCGTCCAAGCTTTGCCGAGCTGGAACAAGCCGTTCGCGGTCGTTAAGTCATGGAAAATAACCAGCCGATAATCATCAAGCGCGTCAAGCGCATCGCCGGCGGGCATCACGGCGGGGCGTGGAAGATCGCCTTCGCCGACTTCGCGACGGCGATGATGGCGTTCTTCCTGGTGTTGTGGCTGCTGTCCACCGCGACCCCGGAACAGAAGATCGCCATCGCCGGTTACTTCAAGGACCCGGTCGGTTTCTCCGAGAGCGGCACGCCGTACATCATCGACCTGGGCGGTACGCCGACCCTCGCGCCGGAAAACACCCTCAACCCTGAAGTGAAGTCGCAGCCGCAACCGGACAAGGTCACGGTCGACACCGATCAGGTCGAAGGCATGGCCGAGCAGGTCGAGAAGGAGCGCTTGGAACTGTTGCTGCAGGAACTGCAGAACAAGGTCGACGAGAACCCGCAGCTGCAGAAGTTCAAGGACCAGATCCTGTTCGAGATCACGCCGAACGGCTTGCGCATCCAGATCATGGACGCCGAGAACCGGCCGATGTTCGACTCAGGTTCCGCACGCCTGAAACCGTACTTCGAAGACATCCTGCTGGCCATGGCCGACACCATCAAGGCGGTGCCGAACAAGATCAGCATCAGCGGCCACACCGATGCCAAGCCTTACGTGGGCAACGGCGATTTCGGCAACTGGGAGCTTTCGGCCAACCGTGCCAACGCCGCGCGGCGTGCGCTGGTGGCGGGCAGTTATCCGGACTCGCAAGTGGCTCGCGTGGTGGGTTACGCCTCGTCGGCACTGTTCGACAAGGAGAACCCGTTCAACCCGGTCAACCGTCGCATCGACATCGTGGTGCTGACCAAGAAGGCCCAGGCGGCCATCGAAGGTGCGCAAGGTGCCGACCCGTCGAACCCGGCGGATCAAGGCCAGAACGGCGCCGCGCCGGCCACCCCGGTCGACTCGAACGCCTTGCCGGCGGATCAGCAACCGGTGCCGGCCCACGAGTTGCGCGAACGGCTGAACCTGTTCGACGACCCGCTGCCGAAACCGACTGAGCCGGGCGCAGCGGCACCAGCCCCGGTGCCGGCTGCACCGGCTACTGCTCCGGCTCCTGCGCCGAAACAGTGACCCACAAAAAAGCCGCGAGATGATCGCGGCTTTTTTGTGTCTGGTTACTTGAAAGCCTAGTAACCGTTTTCCGGCAAACTGGCGATGATCGAGCGGTAGCTGTTCATGCGCTGCTGCTGCACGCGGCCATCTTCCAAAGCCTTGAGCAGTGCGCATCCCGGTTCGCGATCGTGCTTGCAGTCGCGGAAGCGGCAGGTGCCGAGCAGGTCGTTGAACTCGATGAAGCCGGCTTCGACATCGGCGCGGCTGACGTGGCCCAAACCGAATTCACGGATGCCCGGGGAGTCGATCAGTTCGCCGCCGCCGGGGAAGTGGAACAGGCGCGCGGTGGTCGTGGTGTGCGTGCCCTGGCCGGACAGTTCGGACAACGGGCCGACGCGGGTTTCCACCTCGGGCAGCAGACTGTTGACCAGCGACGACTTGCCCACACCCGACTGACCAACGAACACGCTGATGCGCCCGTCGAGCTGCTTCTGCAATTGCTCCATGCCGTTGCCGTGGTGCGCCGAGACTTCCAGCACCGGGTAACCCAGTGTGCGATAGACCGCCAGCAGCGCGTTCAGCGCCGGGGCGTTCTGCTCGTCGATCAGGTCGAATTTGTTCAGCAGCAGCAAGGGGCGGATGCCGGCGTGCTCGGCCGCGACCAGGTAACGGTCGATCAGGTTCGCATGGGGCTCGGGCAGCGGGGCAAAGACGATGACGATCATGTCGACGTTGGCGGCCACCGGTTTGAGCTGGCCACGGCTGTCCGGACGGCACAGCTCAGTAGTGCGCGGCAGTTGCGCGACGATCACGCCGATGCCCTGGTTGCCGGCACGCCAGACCACCTGGTCGCCGGTCACCAGCGCCGGCAGGTTGGCGCGCAAGTGGCAGCGGAAGACCTGGCCGGCCAGTTCGCCGTCAACGGCCTCGACCTCGACCTGCACACCGAAGTGGGCGATCACCAGGCCGTGCTGTTCCGGGCCCAGATCGCCGCCTTCGAGCGCCTCGACAGCCGAGGACTCGCGTTTGGCGGCGCGGGCGGCGCGCTCGCCCTGAATCTTTTCGATGCGCCAGTTTTGACGACGATTGAGTTGGCGTTTGGCCATGGGTGTTCCGTCTGAAGAATGCAGCGATTAGGTAAAACGGCCGCGAGTTTAGCACGCCCGGCAGGCTGCCTAGGCTAAACTGCGCAGCATTGCTCAGGAGCCGAAATATGCAAAACCCGCAGAATCTGATCTGGATCGACCTGGAAATGACCGGTCTCGATCCGGAAAACGACGTGATCATCGAAATGGCCACCATCGTCACCGACAGTGAGCTGAACACCTTGGCCGAAGGCCCGGTGATTGCGATCCACCACAGCGATGAAGTCCTTGCCCGCATGGACGAGTGGAACACCCGCACTCACGGCAACTCGGGCCTTACCCAACGCGTGCGTGAAAGCCGCGTGAGCATGGTCGAGGCCGAAGCCGAAACCATCGCCTTCCTGGAAAAGTGGGTGCCGAAGGGCAAGTCGCCGATCTGTGGCAACAGCATCTGCCAGGATCGCCGCTTCCTTTATACCCACATGAAGTCACTGGAAAGCTACTTCCACTACCGCAACCTCGACGTCTCCACGCTCAAGGAACTGGCCGCGCGCTGGGCGCCGGACGTGCGTGACAGCTTCAAGAAGGGCAGCACTCACCTGGCCCTGGACGACATCCGCGAATCCATCGCCGAGCTGCAGCACTACCGCAAGCATTTCATCAAGTTCTGAGATCGGCACCTACGCCGGGGCGCCCTCTTTTGGTGCCTCGGCGAAGTGAGTAGACTGCGCGCCTTCCTGCCAGGATCGCCACCATGTTGCTGATGCTCTACCTCGTCGCCATTACTGCCGAAGCCATGACCGGCGCCCTGTCCGCGGGCCGTCGCGGCATGGACTGGTTCGGCGTCGTGCTGATCGCCTGCGTCACCGCGTTGGGTGGCGGTTCGGTGCGCGACGTGCTGCTCGGGCATTACCCGCTGACCTGGGTCAAACACCCGGAATACCTGGTGCTGACCACGATCGCGGCGATGATCACTGTGTTCACCGCACGCTGGATGCGCCACCTGCGCTCGCTGTTTCTGGTGCTCGACGCGGTCGGTCTGGTGGCATTCACCCTGATCGGCTGCATGACCGCCCTGGAAATGGGTCACGGCATGCTGGTGGCCTCGGTCAGCGGCGTGATCACCGGGGTATTCGGCGGCATCCTGCGCGACATCTTCTGCAACGACATCCCGCTGATCTTCCGCCGCGAGCTGTACGCCAGCGTCTCGTTCGCTGCCGCGTGGTGTTACATGTTGTGCCTTTTCCTGAACGTGCCGAGTGAGCAGGCGATTCTGATCACCTTGTTCGGTGGCTTTCTATTGCGGCTGTTGGCGATTCGCTTCCACTGGGAAATGCCGAAGTTCGTCTATAACGACGCGCCTTGACGGTCGGCGTGCTGTTTCAGCGCCCATTCCACATGTTCGCGCACCAGTTCTGACGGGTATTCGCGTCGCGCCTTGAGCGCTTCCAGTACCGGAATGCTTGATGGTGCATTACCCAGTCCCACCGCCAGATTGCGCAGCCAGCGCTCGTAACCGGCGCGGCGCAACGGCGAACCCTCGGTGCTGGTGAGGAATTTGTCTTCATCCCACAAGAACAGCTCGGCCAGCTCGGCGTTGTCCAGATTGTGCCGTGGCTTGAAATCGTTTTCGCCGGACGGCCGGGCGAAGCGGTTCCACGGGCAGCAGATCTGGCAGTCGTCGCAGCCGAACACCCGGTTGCCGATCAGCGGTCGCAGGTCTTCGGGGATGGCATTTTTCAGCTCGATGGTCAGGTATGAGATGCAGCGCCGCGCGTCCAGCACATACGGGCCGACGAAGGCGTTGGTCGGGCAGATGTCGAGGCACGCGGTGCAGCGTCCGCAATGCTCGGTGCTGTGGGGTTCATCCACCGGCAGGGGCAGGTCGACGAACAGTTCGCTGAGAAAGAAGTAACTGCCGGCCTTGCGGTTCAGCACCAGGGTGTTTTTGCCGATCCAGCCCAGGCCGGCCTGTTCGGCGATGGCTTTTTCCAGCACCGGGGCGCTGTCGACGAAGGCGCGGAAACCGAACGGGCCGATCTCGGATTGAATCTTGTCCGCCAGTTGTTGAACGCGTTTACGGATCAACTTGTGATAATCGCGGCCCAAGGCATAACGCGAGATGTAGGCTTTTTCCGGTTTCGCCAGCAATTGCGCCATTTGCGTGTCGCCCGGCAGGTAGTCCATGCGCAGCGACACCACGCGCAAGGTGCCCGGCACCAGCTCTTCGGGGTGCGAGCGTTTGCTGCCGTGGGCGCCCATGTAATCCATTTCGCCGTGGTAGCCGGCCTCGAGCCAGCGTTGCAGGTGCTGTTCGTGCTCGGCCAGGTCCAGACCGCTGATGCCGACTTGCTGGAAGCCCAGCTCGCGACCCCAGTCCTTGATGGATTGGGCGAGGGCAGGCAGATCTGTGGTGATGGCGGACATGAGGCGAGAGAAACCGGAGCTGAGGTGCGTATAATTCTGCCAGACATCGGAGCCCGAAGACGCATGCCGCACACTAAAGATCAATTACCCGACGCGCTGTACCGTGCCGCGCAGGTGCGCGAACTCGACGCACGGCTGATTGCCGCCGGCACACCGGGCTTTGAATTGATGCAGCGTGCCGCCCATGCCACGTGGCGCGCGCTGGTACGCCAATGGCCGGCCGCGAATGCAATGACGGTGCTGGCCGGGCACGGTAACAACGCCGGCGATGGTTATCTGGTGGCGGCGCTGGCCCACCGGGCGGGTTGGCAGGTTCAGGTGCTGGCTGTCGGCGAGCCGCAGCGTTTAAAGGGCGATGCCGCCGTGGCGCACGCCGAAGCCGTGGCCGATGGCGTCTCGATTGCCCCGTGGGATCTGTCCTGCGAGTTGCGCGGTATCGTCGTTGACGCGTTACTCGGCACCGGCCTGAGCGGCGAGGTGCGAGAGCCCTATGCCGCTGCCATTGCGGCGATCAATGCCAGCGGGCTGCCGGTGGTGGCGGTCGATATCCCTTCCGGGTTGTGCGCCGACACTGGTCATGCGCTGGGTGATGCAGTGCATGCTGATCTCACCGTGACCTTCATTGGCTTGAAGCTCGGACTGTTCACGTGCGCGGCGGCGGATCACGTCGGCGAACTGCTGTTTAACGATCTGCAGGCCTCGGCCGAAAACTTCAGTGACATTCCTGCCGCCGCTCGCCGACTCAACGTGGCTAACCTGCCGCGTCTGGCTGCTCGTGCGCCGGCGGCGCACAAGGGGAGTTTCGGCCATGTGCTGCTGATCGGCGGCGATCACGGGTTTGGCGGGGCGATCCTGCTGAGCACCGAAAGCGCGTTGCGCAGTGGGGCCGGGATGGTGTCGCTGGCGACTCGCCTGGAACATGTGTCGGCGGCATTGAGCCGGGTACCGGAAGCGATGGCGCTGGGCACTTCTTCGGCCAATCAGTTGATGGAGCTGCTGGAAAAGGTGTCCGTGCTGGTTGTCGGGCCGGGGCTTGGGCAGGCCGGTTGGGGCAGGGCGCTGTTGTCGGCCGCCGCCAATGCCTCGCTGCCGCAGGTGTGGGATGCCGATGCGCTGAACCTGCTGGCCTGCGGTTTTGTCAGTCTGCCCAAGGATTGCGTGATCACGCCGCATCCGGGGGAGGCGGCGCGACTGCTGGGGATCAGCACCGCCGAGGTGCAGGCCGATCGTCCGGCGGCGGCGCTGGCGTTGAGCAAAAAATATACAGCGGTAGTGGTGCTCAAAGGTGCGGGCAGTCTGATTGCTCATCCCGATGGTCGTCTGGCGCTGTGTCATCAAGGCCATCCGGCCATGGCCACCGCCGGGCTCGGCGACGTGCTGGCCGGTCTGATCGGCGCGCTGCTGGCCCAGGGCATGGACGGTTTCGATGCCGCGTGCCTGGCGGTCTGGCTGCACGCCAACGCCGGCTTGCAACAAGGTAAATTCGGCCGTGGGCTGGCGGCCAGTGATCTGATTCCAGCCATTCGTCAGTTGTTGGAGGAGCATGCACCGTGTCTGAAGTAACCCTGTACCTGGCCGATGAACAGGCCATGAGCGACTTTGGCGCACGCATCGCCCGTATCACCCAGGGTCATGGCCTGATCTTTCTCGAAGGCAACCTCGGAATGGGCAAAACCACGTTGTCGCGAGGCATCATTCGCGGTCTGGGGCACGTCGGGGCGGTGAAAAGTCCGACCTTCACCTTGGTCGAGCCCTACGAAATCGGTGACGTCCGGGCATTTCACTTCGACCTGTATCGTCTGGTCGATCCGGAGGAGCTGGAGTTTCTCGGCATCCGCGACTATTTCGAAGATGACGCCCTGTGTCTGATCGAATGGCCCGATAAAGGTGCAGGCTTTTTGCCAAAGCCTGACCTGACCATTACCATTAGCCCGCAAGACAGCGGACGTTCGCTGACCATTTTGTCCCAGGGCTCGCGCGGCGAGGCCTGGTGTGCCGCTTTGGCATTGGAAACCAATTGAATGATGGGGTTAGGTATGCGCTTTCGCGCGTTGGTGGCTGCCGCTGGACTGATGTTGATGGCAGTAACCGTCAACGCTGTGGCCGACACGAAGGTCAACAGCGTGCGCCTGTGGCGGGCGCCGGACAACACGCGACTGGTGTTCGACCTGACAGGCCCGGTGCAGCACAGCGTCTTTACGCTGACCGCGCCGGATCGTCTGGTGATCGATATCAACGGCGCCACTCTGGGCGCGCCGCTGAACGTGCAGACCGCCAACACGCCGATTACCGCCATGCGCTCGGCCCAACGCACGCCGACCGACCTGCGGGTGGTCATCGACCTGAAAAAAGCCGTCACCCCGAAAAGCTTCTCGCTGGCGCCGAATGCGCAGTACGGCAACCGTCTGGTGGTCGACCTGTTCGACAACCCGGCTGACGCCGCTCCGCCTCCTGCGCCTTCGTCGACTCCAACGGTTGCGACCGTTCCGGCGGTGCCGGTCACCCCGGCCGAGCCTGCGATCAAGCTGCCACCGGCCCCGGCCGGCAAGCGCGACATCATCGTGGTCATCGACGCCGGTCACGGTGGCGAAGACCCGGGTGCATCGGGCTCGCGCGGTCAGCGCGAGAAAGACGTGGTGCTGCAGATCGCACGCGAGCTGCAGCGTCAGGTCAACGGCATGAAAGGCTTTCGCGCCGAGCTGACCCGTACCGGCGACTACTTCATTCCGCTGCGCGGCCGTACCGAAATTGCCCGCAAGAAAGGCGCCGACCTGTTCGTCTCGATCCACGCCGACGCCGCGCCGTCTGCGGCCGCGTTCGGTGCGTCGGTGTTCGCCCTGTCCGACCGTGGCGCCACCTCGGAAACCGCCCGTTGGCTGGCCGACAGCGAAAACCGTTCCGACCTGATCGGCGGTGCCGGCAACGTCAGCCTCGACGACAAGGACCGCATGCTGGCCGGCGTTCTGCTCGACCTGTCGATGACCGCCTCGCTGACCTCCAGCCTCAACGTCGGCCAGAAAGTCCTGACCAACATTGGTCGGGTTACCCCGCTGCATAAACAGCGCGTGGAGCAGGCCGGGTTCATGGTTCTGAAGTCGCCGGACATTCCGTCGATCCTGGTTGAGACCGGCTTCATTTCCAACGCCAACGAAGCGAACAAGCTTTCGGCCGCGAGCCACCAGCAGGCGCTGGCGCGCTCGATCAGCAGCGGCGTGCGCCAGTTCTTCCAGCAGAATCCGCCACCGGGCACATACATCGCCTGGCTGCGTGATTCGGGCAAGATCGCTCAGGGGCCGCGTGATCACCGGGTCGGCCCGGGTGAGACCGTGGCGATGATTGCCGTGCGGTATCAGATCTCGCCGGCCACGCTGCGCAGTGCCAACAATCTGAAAAGCGATGATCTGAAAGTCGGCCAGCACCTGACCATTCCCGGCACTGAACTGGCGTCCAAAGAATGAATCAGGTCCTGAACGCTGCCCGCATCGAACTGCTCAGCCCGCGGCTGGCGAACCAGATTGCCGCCGGTGAGGTGGTCGAACGCCCGGCCTCGGTGATCAAGGAGTTGCTGGAAAACAGCCTCGACTCTGGCGCCAAACGCATCGACGTCGATGTCGAACAGGGCGGCGTCAAGCTGCTGCGGGTGCGCGACGATGGCAGCGGCATTTCCGCCGATGACCTGCCGCTGGCCCTGGCCCGTCACGCCACCAGCAAGATCCGCAACCTGGAAGACCTCGAGCAGGTGATGAGCCTGGGCTTCCGGGGCGAGGCGCTGGCGTCGATCAGCTCCGTGGCACGCCTGACCCTGACCTCGCGCACCCGCGATGCCGATCAGGCCTGGCAGGTCGAGACCGAAGGCCGCGACATGGCACCTCGCGTGCAGCCAGCGGCGCACCCGGTCGGCACCTCGGTGGAAGTCCGTGACCTGTTCTTCAACACCCCGGCGCGACGCAAATTTCTCAAGACCGAAAAAACCGAATTCGATCACCTGCAAGAAGTGATCAAGCGTCTGGCCTTGGCACGTTTCGACGTGGCGTTCCATTTGCGTCACAACGGCAAGACCATCCTCAGTCTGCACGAAGCCCATGATGATGCGGCCCGTGCCCGGCGTGTGGCGGCGATCTGCGGTTCGGGTTTCCTTGAGCAGGCGCTGCCGATCGAAATCGAGCGCAATGGCCTGCACTTGTGGGGCTGGGTCGGTCTGCCGACCTTCAACCGCAGTCAGGCGGACTTGCAGTATTTCTTCGTCAACGGCCGTGCGGTGCGCGACAAACTGGTGGCACACGCGGTGCGTCAGGCTTATCGCGATGTGCTGTTCAACGGTCGGCATCCGACGTTCGCACTGTTTTTCGAAGTCGATCCGGCAGCGGTCGACGTCAACGTGCACCCGACCAAGCACGAAGTGCGCTTCCGCGACGGGCGCATGGTGCATGACTTCCTGTATGGCACCTTGCACCGCGCCCTCGGCGATGTGCGGCCGGAAGATCAGCTTGCCGGTTCGGTTACTACCGCGATCGTCCGGCCAACCGGCCTTGAAGCCGGTGAGTTCGGGCCGCAGGGCGAAATGCGTCTGGCGGCCAATGCGCTGCTGGAGCAACCGCAGGCGCAACCGGCGTTCAATACCTCGTCGGGTGCCAGCGCTGGCGGCGCTTATCAGTATCAATACACGCCGCGTCCGCAATCGACCGTGCCGGTTGCCGAAGCTCAGGCCGCGTACCGCGAGTTTTTTGCGCCGCTGCCCGAGGCCAACGCCAACGCGCTGCCAGCCGGTCAGGAAGACATTCCGCCGCTGGGCTACGCGCTGGCGCAGCTCAAGGGCATCTATATTCTGTCCGAGAATGCCCAAGGCCTGGTTTTGGTGGACATGCATGCCGCTCACGAGCGGATCATGTATGAGCGACTGAAGATCGCCATGGCCAGCGAAGGCCTGAGCGGTCAGCCGTTGCTGGTGCCGGAGTCGCTGGCAGTCAGTCAGCGCGAGGCCGATTGCGCCGAAGAGCATGCGGCATGGTTCCAGCGCCTCGGTTTTGAATTGCAGCGCCTTGGCCCGGAAACCCTGGCCATCCGGCAGATCCCGGCCCTGCTCAAGCAGGCCGAAGCCAACCGTCTGGTGGGCGATGTGCTGTCGGATCTCATGGAATACGGCACCAGCGACCGGATCCAGGCGCATCTGAATGAATTGCTCGGCACCATGGCCTGCCACGGCGCAATCCGCGCCAACCGCCGCCTGGCCCTGCCGGAAATGAACGGCCTGCTGCGTGATATGGAAAACACCGAGCGCAGCGGGCAATGCAACCATGGCCGACCGACTTGGACCCAATTGGGCCTGGACGATCTGGACAAACTGTTCCTGCGCGGTCGTTGATGAGCCAGCTTCCTCCAGCGATTTTCCTGATGGGCCCGACCGCTGCGGGCAAGACCGACCTGGCCATCGAGCTGACCAAGGTGCTGCCGTGCGAGCTGATCAGTGTCGATTCGGCGCTGGTCTATCGCGGAATGGATATTGGTACCGCCAAGCCGTCCAAAGAACTGCTCGCAGAGTTTCCCCACCGTCTGATCGACATTCTCGACCCGGCCGAAGCCTATTCGGCAGCGGATTTCCGTCGCGATGCGCTGGAGGCCATGGCCGAAATCACCGCACGCGGAAAAATTCCGCTGCTGGTGGGCGGCACGATGCTCTATTACAAGGCTTTGATCGAAGGTCTGGCGGACATGCCGGCGGCCGATCCAGAGGTTCGCGCGCAGATCGAAGAAGAGGCTGCACGCCTTGGCTGGCATGCCCTGCACGATCAACTGGCGGCAATCGATCCGGAGTCGGCGGCACGCATCCATCCGAACGATCCGCAACGACTGAGTCGTGCGCTGGAAGTTTACCGGGTCAGTGGTCAGAGCATGACTGAACTGCGGCTGAAACAATCTGTACAAAGTACCGAAGCGGTCGCATCGGGACTGCAACAATTGCCCTATACTGTCGCGAACCTGGCGATTGCTCCAACTAATCGTCAGGTATTGCACGAGCGCATTAAACAAAGATTCACAAATATGCTGGAACAGGGATTCATCGACGAGGTCGTAGCCCTGCGTAATAGAAGTGACCTGCATGCCGGGTTGCCGTCTATACGTGCGGTAGGCTACCGCCAGGTCTGGGAATATCTGGATGGCAAGCTGACGTCGGCCGAGATGCAGGAGCGGGGCATCATCGCCACGCGCCAATTGGCCAAACGCCAGTTCACCTGGCTGCGCAGCTGGAAAGATTTACACTGGCTCGACAGTCTGGATTGCGACAATCTGCCACGCGCCTTGAAATACCTTGGGACGATCTCCATATTGAGCTGAGTCCTTGCAATTGCCGTCTATCCTTGGGGGTGTGGCGGCAAAAGCCATCTGTTTACCTATTTTTTATATTGAATCCTTAAAGGAGTGCGGCACATGTCAAAAGGGCATTCGCTACAAGACCCTTACTTGAATACTTTACGTAAAGAGAAAGTGGGGGTTTCCATCTACCTGGTGAACGGGATCAAACTGCAAGGCACGATCGAGTCGTTCGACCAGTTCGTTATCCTGCTGAAGAACACCGTCAGCCAGATGGTTTACAAACACGCTATCTCTACAGTCGTGCCGGTTCGTCCAATTCGTCTGCCAAGCGCAACCGAATCCGAAGCAGGTGACGCTGAGCCAGGTAACGCCTGATAGGAGTCTCCTTTGTTCTTTGAGCGCCACGGTGGTGGTGAACGAGTCATCCTCGTTCACTTGGATGGACAGGACCCTGAGGCGCGCGAAGATCCGCAGGAGTTTCAGGAACTGGCAAATTCGGCTGGCGCCGAGACCGTTGCGTTTTTTAACGTGCCGCGTCATCGGCCAACCGCCAAATACCTGATTGGCAGCGGCAAGGTCGAGGAACTGCGCGACCTGGTCCACGCCGAAGAAGCCGATCTGGTGATCTTCAATCACACCCTTACGCCCAGTCAGGAACGTAACCTCGAACGTGTTTTCGAGTGTCGCGTGATCGACCGTACCGGTCTGATTCTCGATATTTTCGCCCAACGCGCCCGTACCCATGAGGGCAAGCTCCAGGTCGAACTGGCCCAGCTTGACCACATGAGTACCCGGCTGGTTCGCGGCTGGACTCACCTTGAGCGTCAAGGTGGCGGTATCGGCATGCGCGGCCCGGGTGAAACCCAGCTCGAAACCGACCGTCGACTGCTGCGGGTTCGCCTGCGCCAGATCAAGGGCCGGCTGGAAAAAGTGCGCAGCCAGCGCGAACAGTCGCGTCGCGGCCGCTCGCGTGCGGATATCCCTACCGTGTCTCTGGTGGGATACACCAACGCCGGTAAATCCACACTGTTCAATAACGTGACCAAGTCCGACGTGTACGCGGCTGACCAGCTGTTCGCCACGCTCGACCCGACCCTGCGCCGTCTGGATCTGGACGACCTGGGGCCGATTGTCCT
The window above is part of the Pseudomonas fluorescens genome. Proteins encoded here:
- the motA gene encoding flagellar motor stator protein MotA, translating into MAKIIGIIVVFASVLGGYVLSHGKIAALIQPFEVMIIGGAALGAFLQANPGYMTMHVLKKSLSMFSSRFSHTFYLEVLGLIYEILNKSRREGMMAIEGDIEDAAASPIFAKYPAVLKDERMTAFICDYLRIMSSGNMAPHELEGLFDMELYSLKEELEHPSHAVNGIADGMPGFGIVAAVLGIVVTMASLGDGDQKSIGLHVGAALVGTFFGILAAYGFFGPLAHSLAHDAKEELNVYEAIKASLVASASGMPPSLAVEFGRKVLYPAHRPSFAELEQAVRGR
- the motB gene encoding flagellar motor protein MotB; this translates as MENNQPIIIKRVKRIAGGHHGGAWKIAFADFATAMMAFFLVLWLLSTATPEQKIAIAGYFKDPVGFSESGTPYIIDLGGTPTLAPENTLNPEVKSQPQPDKVTVDTDQVEGMAEQVEKERLELLLQELQNKVDENPQLQKFKDQILFEITPNGLRIQIMDAENRPMFDSGSARLKPYFEDILLAMADTIKAVPNKISISGHTDAKPYVGNGDFGNWELSANRANAARRALVAGSYPDSQVARVVGYASSALFDKENPFNPVNRRIDIVVLTKKAQAAIEGAQGADPSNPADQGQNGAAPATPVDSNALPADQQPVPAHELRERLNLFDDPLPKPTEPGAAAPAPVPAAPATAPAPAPKQ
- the rsgA gene encoding small ribosomal subunit biogenesis GTPase RsgA; the protein is MAKRQLNRRQNWRIEKIQGERAARAAKRESSAVEALEGGDLGPEQHGLVIAHFGVQVEVEAVDGELAGQVFRCHLRANLPALVTGDQVVWRAGNQGIGVIVAQLPRTTELCRPDSRGQLKPVAANVDMIVIVFAPLPEPHANLIDRYLVAAEHAGIRPLLLLNKFDLIDEQNAPALNALLAVYRTLGYPVLEVSAHHGNGMEQLQKQLDGRISVFVGQSGVGKSSLVNSLLPEVETRVGPLSELSGQGTHTTTTARLFHFPGGGELIDSPGIREFGLGHVSRADVEAGFIEFNDLLGTCRFRDCKHDREPGCALLKALEDGRVQQQRMNSYRSIIASLPENGY
- the orn gene encoding oligoribonuclease, with the translated sequence MQNPQNLIWIDLEMTGLDPENDVIIEMATIVTDSELNTLAEGPVIAIHHSDEVLARMDEWNTRTHGNSGLTQRVRESRVSMVEAEAETIAFLEKWVPKGKSPICGNSICQDRRFLYTHMKSLESYFHYRNLDVSTLKELAARWAPDVRDSFKKGSTHLALDDIRESIAELQHYRKHFIKF
- a CDS encoding trimeric intracellular cation channel family protein; its protein translation is MLLMLYLVAITAEAMTGALSAGRRGMDWFGVVLIACVTALGGGSVRDVLLGHYPLTWVKHPEYLVLTTIAAMITVFTARWMRHLRSLFLVLDAVGLVAFTLIGCMTALEMGHGMLVASVSGVITGVFGGILRDIFCNDIPLIFRRELYASVSFAAAWCYMLCLFLNVPSEQAILITLFGGFLLRLLAIRFHWEMPKFVYNDAP
- the queG gene encoding tRNA epoxyqueuosine(34) reductase QueG; protein product: MSAITTDLPALAQSIKDWGRELGFQQVGISGLDLAEHEQHLQRWLEAGYHGEMDYMGAHGSKRSHPEELVPGTLRVVSLRMDYLPGDTQMAQLLAKPEKAYISRYALGRDYHKLIRKRVQQLADKIQSEIGPFGFRAFVDSAPVLEKAIAEQAGLGWIGKNTLVLNRKAGSYFFLSELFVDLPLPVDEPHSTEHCGRCTACLDICPTNAFVGPYVLDARRCISYLTIELKNAIPEDLRPLIGNRVFGCDDCQICCPWNRFARPSGENDFKPRHNLDNAELAELFLWDEDKFLTSTEGSPLRRAGYERWLRNLAVGLGNAPSSIPVLEALKARREYPSELVREHVEWALKQHADRQGASL
- a CDS encoding NAD(P)H-hydrate dehydratase; translation: MPHTKDQLPDALYRAAQVRELDARLIAAGTPGFELMQRAAHATWRALVRQWPAANAMTVLAGHGNNAGDGYLVAALAHRAGWQVQVLAVGEPQRLKGDAAVAHAEAVADGVSIAPWDLSCELRGIVVDALLGTGLSGEVREPYAAAIAAINASGLPVVAVDIPSGLCADTGHALGDAVHADLTVTFIGLKLGLFTCAAADHVGELLFNDLQASAENFSDIPAAARRLNVANLPRLAARAPAAHKGSFGHVLLIGGDHGFGGAILLSTESALRSGAGMVSLATRLEHVSAALSRVPEAMALGTSSANQLMELLEKVSVLVVGPGLGQAGWGRALLSAAANASLPQVWDADALNLLACGFVSLPKDCVITPHPGEAARLLGISTAEVQADRPAAALALSKKYTAVVVLKGAGSLIAHPDGRLALCHQGHPAMATAGLGDVLAGLIGALLAQGMDGFDAACLAVWLHANAGLQQGKFGRGLAASDLIPAIRQLLEEHAPCLK